From Vigna unguiculata cultivar IT97K-499-35 chromosome 5, ASM411807v1, whole genome shotgun sequence, the proteins below share one genomic window:
- the LOC114183966 gene encoding protein ABSCISIC ACID-INSENSITIVE 5-like isoform X2, with protein MNMDEFIASIWNTDEIQVNPPLPYDEAEKNKGVAPEPTIPQPNSASASTSVPPPNCKKTSEEVWSQIQKSQPQNTEPENNNNTTLARNETLQNESTFGEMTLEDFLVKAGVVTESTLFTTILPQNHFPTIPTHVPFNTSYILIGTTGSNVNVPCARFEPPQMLPQNNHFVMRNLPPANVAVENPQNIAESSSNKGKKRIMSGPPEVVVERRQRRMLKNRESAARSRARRQAYTVELEAELGNLKTENESLKNILAEDEEKRKKILTEFMKTPPSTMAQKRNEKLKKLKRPLSASW; from the exons ATGAACATGGATGAATTCATAGCCAGCATTTGGAACACCGATGAAATCCAAGTGAACCCTCCTCTACCCTACGATGAAGCTGAAAAGAACAAAGGCGTTGCACCGGAACCCACCATTCCTCAGCCAAACTCAGCCTCAGCCTCAACCTCTGTCCCTCCCCCAAATTGCAAGAAAACTTCGGAAGAAGTTTGGTCTCAGATCCAGAAAAGCCAACCACAAAACACTGAACctgaaaacaacaacaacaccacTCTTGCTAGGAATGAAACCCTCCAAAATGAATCCACATTTGGAGAAATGACTTTGGAGGATTTCCTGGTAAAAGCTGGGGTTGTTACTGAATCAACACTGTTCACTACTATATTACCTCAGAATCATTTCCCTACCATCCCAACTCATGTGCCATTTAACACAAGCTATATATTAATAGGCACTACTGGATCTAATGTCAATGTGCCCTGTGCTAGATTTGAACCACCTCAAATGCTGCCACAGAATAACCACTTTGTTATGAGGAATCTCCCTCCTGCAAATGTTGCTGTGGAGAATCCTCAAAACATAGCTGAATCAAGTAGCAACAAGGGTAAGAAGAGGATCATGTCTGGTCCTCCTGAAGTGGTAGTAGAGAGAAGGCAGCGCAGAATGCTGAAGAATCGAGAATCTGCAGCACGATCTCGTGCAAGAAGACAG GCATATACTGTGGAGCTTGAAGCAGAGCTGGGAAATCTCAAAACCGAGAATGAGAGTCTGAAAAATATTCTG GCTGAAGatgaagagaagagaaagaaaata TTAACTGAGTTCATGAAGACACCACCCTCAACAATGGCTCAAAAGAGGAATGAAAAACTGAAGAAACTGAAGAGGCCTCTGAGTGCATCCTGGTGA
- the LOC114183966 gene encoding protein ABSCISIC ACID-INSENSITIVE 5-like isoform X1: MNMDEFIASIWNTDEIQVNPPLPYDEAEKNKGVAPEPTIPQPNSASASTSVPPPNCKKTSEEVWSQIQKSQPQNTEPENNNNTTLARNETLQNESTFGEMTLEDFLVKAGVVTESTLFTTILPQNHFPTIPTHVPFNTSYILIGTTGSNVNVPCARFEPPQMLPQNNHFVMRNLPPANVAVENPQNIAESSSNKGKKRIMSGPPEVVVERRQRRMLKNRESAARSRARRQAYTVELEAELGNLKTENESLKNILVDNIEIEGSYYFFFLSKCFLVFNIFYILLHLQQAEDEEKRKKILTEFMKTPPSTMAQKRNEKLKKLKRPLSASW; this comes from the exons ATGAACATGGATGAATTCATAGCCAGCATTTGGAACACCGATGAAATCCAAGTGAACCCTCCTCTACCCTACGATGAAGCTGAAAAGAACAAAGGCGTTGCACCGGAACCCACCATTCCTCAGCCAAACTCAGCCTCAGCCTCAACCTCTGTCCCTCCCCCAAATTGCAAGAAAACTTCGGAAGAAGTTTGGTCTCAGATCCAGAAAAGCCAACCACAAAACACTGAACctgaaaacaacaacaacaccacTCTTGCTAGGAATGAAACCCTCCAAAATGAATCCACATTTGGAGAAATGACTTTGGAGGATTTCCTGGTAAAAGCTGGGGTTGTTACTGAATCAACACTGTTCACTACTATATTACCTCAGAATCATTTCCCTACCATCCCAACTCATGTGCCATTTAACACAAGCTATATATTAATAGGCACTACTGGATCTAATGTCAATGTGCCCTGTGCTAGATTTGAACCACCTCAAATGCTGCCACAGAATAACCACTTTGTTATGAGGAATCTCCCTCCTGCAAATGTTGCTGTGGAGAATCCTCAAAACATAGCTGAATCAAGTAGCAACAAGGGTAAGAAGAGGATCATGTCTGGTCCTCCTGAAGTGGTAGTAGAGAGAAGGCAGCGCAGAATGCTGAAGAATCGAGAATCTGCAGCACGATCTCGTGCAAGAAGACAG GCATATACTGTGGAGCTTGAAGCAGAGCTGGGAAATCTCAAAACCGAGAATGAGAGTCTGAAAAATATTCTGGTAGACAATATTGAAATTGAGggttcttattattttttttttctttctaaatgtTTTTTGgtgtttaacatattttatattcttttacaTCTGCAACAGGCTGAAGatgaagagaagagaaagaaaata TTAACTGAGTTCATGAAGACACCACCCTCAACAATGGCTCAAAAGAGGAATGAAAAACTGAAGAAACTGAAGAGGCCTCTGAGTGCATCCTGGTGA